In the genome of Rhodoplanes sp. Z2-YC6860, one region contains:
- a CDS encoding NnrS family protein, with protein MFLSNPSVTPESRPRGGIPRLRPGSMPLLSYGFRPFFLGAGVWACIAMLLWIGLLSGHCRFATGYGAVAWHSHELLFGYVSAVLTGFLLTAIPNWTGRLPLQGSPLLGLVLLWLAGRVAMLMTDQIGSAAAAIIDGAYLFVLSGAVLREIITGKNWRNLKVVALTGSIAVANVIFHLEVIRSGAPDYGVRAAIAGIVTLIVLVGGRVIPSFTHNWLARRGDPNRPAPLGRLDFVAIGVTLLALVLWMIAPAWQGSGVALAAAAIMQAVRLSRWAGLRSASEPIVLILHLGYVFVPLGALALTVSIIWPEFLPPTGALHAWTSGAIGTMTLAIMTRAIRGHTGHDISSPPTTSLIYAAILLAALARAVAPLVPEFTAGLLYIAAAGWFTSFAIFVAVYGPMLVKRRRDSREYGC; from the coding sequence GTGTTTCTCTCGAATCCATCCGTCACACCCGAATCTCGTCCGCGCGGCGGCATTCCACGGTTGCGGCCCGGCTCGATGCCGCTGCTGAGCTATGGCTTCCGGCCGTTCTTCCTCGGCGCCGGTGTGTGGGCGTGCATCGCCATGCTGCTCTGGATCGGGCTTCTGTCCGGCCATTGTCGCTTCGCAACCGGTTACGGCGCCGTCGCCTGGCATTCGCACGAACTCCTGTTCGGCTACGTGTCCGCGGTGCTGACCGGGTTCCTGCTGACCGCGATCCCGAACTGGACTGGCCGCCTGCCGTTGCAGGGCTCGCCACTGTTGGGCCTGGTCCTGCTGTGGCTCGCCGGCCGCGTCGCCATGCTCATGACGGACCAGATCGGCAGCGCGGCGGCTGCGATCATCGACGGCGCGTATCTGTTTGTCCTGAGCGGTGCGGTGCTGCGTGAAATCATCACCGGCAAGAACTGGCGCAATCTGAAGGTCGTGGCGCTGACCGGCTCGATCGCGGTCGCCAACGTGATCTTCCATCTCGAAGTGATCCGCTCTGGTGCGCCGGACTATGGCGTCCGCGCCGCCATAGCAGGAATCGTCACGCTGATCGTGCTGGTCGGAGGGCGCGTCATCCCAAGCTTTACCCACAACTGGCTGGCGCGCCGGGGTGATCCAAACCGGCCGGCGCCGCTCGGCCGCCTCGATTTCGTGGCGATCGGAGTCACACTGCTGGCCCTGGTGCTGTGGATGATTGCTCCAGCGTGGCAGGGCAGCGGCGTGGCTCTTGCGGCGGCGGCGATCATGCAGGCTGTGCGTTTGTCTCGCTGGGCCGGGCTCAGAAGCGCGAGTGAGCCGATCGTTCTTATTCTTCACCTCGGCTACGTCTTCGTGCCGCTCGGCGCGCTGGCGTTGACCGTCTCGATCATCTGGCCGGAGTTCCTGCCGCCGACCGGCGCGCTTCACGCGTGGACCTCGGGTGCGATCGGCACCATGACGCTTGCCATCATGACGCGGGCGATCCGTGGCCATACCGGCCACGACATCTCGTCGCCGCCGACCACCAGCCTGATCTACGCGGCGATTCTACTGGCGGCGCTCGCGCGCGCGGTTGCGCCGCTTGTGCCGGAATTCACTGCCGGGCTTTTGTACATTGCGGCCGCGGGGTGGTTCACGTCCTTTGCCATCTTCGTCGCAGTCTACGGACCGATGCTGGTGAAGCGCAGGCGTGACAGCCGCGAATACGGATGCTGA
- a CDS encoding DUF2478 domain-containing protein: MTPSILAFLYSDGIAADRVLADLGYSLRDSGVNVGGLVQRNTFVRDRAKCDMEVEELLSGEIFRISEFRGSQAQGCRLDRGALAQAAHLLADAVARGPSLLIINKFGKVEAEGGGLRDIIATAAAAEIPILIGVPFRNLDQWRMFTAGLAEEAHSYFEVATWLERHRFAIPTIEMPSTRLSVGV, translated from the coding sequence ATGACTCCCTCGATACTCGCATTCTTGTACAGCGATGGGATTGCGGCAGATCGCGTTCTCGCCGATCTCGGTTACAGCCTCAGGGATTCGGGGGTGAATGTCGGCGGACTGGTCCAGCGCAACACGTTCGTTCGCGACCGTGCAAAATGTGACATGGAAGTCGAGGAATTGCTTTCCGGCGAGATCTTTCGCATTTCAGAGTTTCGCGGTTCGCAGGCGCAAGGCTGTCGGTTGGATCGCGGGGCGCTGGCCCAAGCCGCGCATTTATTGGCTGACGCAGTGGCGCGCGGACCATCACTTCTCATCATCAACAAGTTCGGAAAGGTCGAAGCGGAGGGAGGTGGCCTGCGGGACATCATTGCCACTGCGGCCGCAGCCGAAATCCCGATCCTGATTGGAGTGCCCTTCCGAAATCTAGATCAATGGCGCATGTTCACGGCGGGACTGGCAGAGGAAGCGCACTCTTACTTCGAAGTTGCGACGTGGCTTGAACGTCATAGATTTGCAATTCCGACTATTGAGATGCCATCAACAAGGCTTTCGGTCGGTGTCTGA